A window from Culex pipiens pallens isolate TS chromosome 3, TS_CPP_V2, whole genome shotgun sequence encodes these proteins:
- the LOC120418680 gene encoding F-box/WD repeat-containing protein 7, whose protein sequence is MADNGSVVVAIKDEQQQQQQAPVSPAATVITHHDSTIATPITSSGVISATASASSTPTPSIQGGGDGQPGSEVHEDDGGFGGWYGFENGTKNAGQIQLETPAVEEKSSGLNVAAKPKRLSDEFYSADDDYEEEEDEDDEMMGGGVGASVSGDGGGSASGSSSGAGGLGKTAAADCETHAELNEIKNLSITNGSGGVEMRDDEDRFAERNDNSISDPIYIGEETSSCSRGEGSSGAAASAAVADMEHDQVLLEDVVDEVAEEDDDDDEDELQDVQSRDAIERRDFEQEQKLTGGIIIKNSAFIPDTDRLNIELLSRIKRMRNDVLAAKKPAKSQPLASTPTSSRHPYKSGYPANSSSTTSSREQQQNSNSSTTSTTTKSAVKVNLSASLEDATVAAVDGPSCSSSSSSSSASGSGKSARRQQQIEAFLNGNSNDSLSSDRSIFIPNLQALKASVKDVATAPNSSSSTTAVNEPSSSSSSPSPSSSASSAGPSSTAGTATKPPSDCSLSSCATSVIKQTGECSKNINHHAIPSTSTSNSSLFSFSCPFGSADRETGEGCSSSNLGRFPSSSSNFTDTIADEVVEPAANSTHRNNASSNANPEHVEDPLLEPSQLSMPPELVAASVDHECDEDNWADCEEGSDEEVCTCRDYTDDEGDDLRGDHPSSEDELPSRDVDLSSYTHMDAAEDILAHDPSGSTTGNATANAKHQDAQTPRLHRKRKLTENRINLFGSGGGGAGSSSRCSTGSMADGGGGVCGGGGANGGGNSLGTLSDSPSTESLNFSSRKRLALDSTSSPRASLLSPSNLTSTPTSSSLGERKTPRSIIPTKDNPPPELNDWLMQFQRWTPVERLVAVDLLIEHCEPTQVRHMMKVIEPQFQRDFISLLPKELALQVLSFLEPKDLLRAAQTCRSWRFLADDNLLWKEKCKVANILMEALGVDRPKRGRAGNMPPISSPWKAAYMRQHIIEMNWRSRPIRTAKVLKGHDDHVITCLQFCGNRIVSGSDDNTLKVWSAITGKCLRTLVGHTGGVWSSQMSGNVIISGSTDRTLKVWNADTGQLLHTLYGHTSTVRCMHLHGNKVVSGSRDATLRVWDVNEGTCLHVLVGHLAAVRCVQYDGRLVVSGAYDYMVKVWNPERQECLHTLQGHTNRVYSLQFDGIHVVSGSLDTSIRVWDAETGSCKHALMGHQSLTSGMELRQNILVSGNADSTVKVWDIITGQCLQTLSGPNKHQSAVTCLQFNSRFVITSSDDGTVKLWDVKTGEFIRNLVALESGGSGGVVWRIRANDTKLICAVGSRNGTEETKLMVLDFDVEGACLKCS, encoded by the exons ATGGCCGATAATGGTTCCGTCGTCGTGGCCATCAAGGatgaacagcagcagcagcagcaggcgcCGGTCAGTCCGGCAGCAACGGTCATAACCCACCACGACTCGACGATCGCAACGCCGATCACCAGCTCGGGCGTGATTTCCGCGACGGCGTCCGCCTCGTCAACGCCCACACCGTCGATCCAGGGCGGAGGCGATGGTCAACCCGGGTCGGAGGTTCACGAGGACGACGGGGGTTTCGGTGGGTGGTACGGCTTCGAGAACGGCACCAAGAACGCCGGTCAGATCCAGCTGGAGACGCCCGCGGTTGAGGAGAAAAGCTCCGGGTTGAACGTGGCGGCCAAACCAAAGCGGCTGAGTGACGAGTTTTACTCGGCGGACGATGACTACGAGGAAGAAGAGGACGAGGACGATGAAATGATGGGTGGGGGTGTGGGTGCGAGTGTGAGTGGTGACGGTGGTGGTAGTGCGAGTGGGAGTAGCAGTGGCGCGGGGGGACTTGGGAAGACTGCAGCGGCGGATTGCGAGACCCACGCCGAGTTGAATGAGATTAAGAACTTGAGCATCACCAACGGAAGTGGCGGCGTTGAGATGAGAGATGACGAGGATCGGTTCGCGGAACGGAACGACAATTCGATTTCGGATCCGATCTACATCGGTGAGGAGACTTCGTCGTGCAGCAGGGGTGAAGGATCGTCCGGCGCAGCAGCTTCGGCGGCAGTGGCCGATATGGAACACGACCAAGTGCTGCTGGAAGATGTCGTCGACGAAGTGGCGGAGgaagacgacgatgacgacgaggacgagCTACAGGATGTGCAATCACGGGATGCAATCGAACGTCGGGATTTTGAGCAGGAGCAAAAACTGACTGGCggaataattattaaaaatagcGCGTTTATACCCGATACAGATAGACTGAATATAGAATTACTAAGTAGGATTAAAAGGATGCGCAACGACGTGCTGGCCGCGAAGAAGCCCGCCAAGAGCCAGCCGCTCGCGTCGACGCCCACTAGCAGTAGACACCCGTACAAGAGCGGTTATCCAGCTAATTCTAGTAGCACCACTAGCAGTagggaacaacaacaaaacagtaACAGTAgtacaacatcaacaacaacaaagtcaGCGGTCAAAGTGAACCTGTCAGCTAGTCTGGAAGATGCCACGGTCGCCGCCGTTGACGGCCCATCCTGCTCCTCCTCATCTTCCTCATCGTCGGCGTCCGGCAGTGGCAAATCTGCCCGGCGTCAGCAGCAAATCGAAGCATTTCTAAACGGAAACTCCAACGACAGTCTCTCCTCTGATCGGTCAATCTTCATCCCCAACCTGCAAGCGCTGAAGGCATCCGTCAAGGATGTCGCGACTGcccccaacagcagcagcagcacgacAGCGGTCAACGAGCCTTCGTCCTCATCCTCCTCCCCCTCACCTTCCTCATCTGCGAGTTCCGCAGGACCTTCGTCCACGGCCGGAACCGCAACGAAACCCCCCTCCGACTGCAGCCTTTCTTCGTGTGCAACCTCCGTCATCAAGCAGACCGGCGAGTGCAGTAAAAACATCAACCACCACGCGATCCCTTCAACCAGCACCAGCAATTCATCCCTCTTCTCGTTCAGCTGCCCATTCGGTAGCGCCGATCGCGAAACCGGCGAAGGCTGCAGCTCCTCCAACCTCGGCCGATTCCCCTCCTCATCCTCAAACTTCACCGACACGATCGCCGACGAAGTCGTCGAACCTGCCGCGAACTCCACCCACCGCAACAACGCCTCCTCCAACGCCAACCCCGAACACGTCGAAGACCCCCTGCTCGAACCGTCCCAACTGTCGATGCCTCCGGAACTAGTCGCCGCATCCGTCGACCACGAGTGCGACGAAGACAACTGGGCCGACTGCGAGGAGGGCTCCGACGAGGAGGTCTGCACCTGCCGGGACTACACCGACGACGAAGGTGACGATCTGCGCGGGGACCACCCAAGCAGCGAAGACGAACTGCCCTCCCGGGACGTGGACCTGTCCAGCTACACCCACATGGACGCGGCCGAGGACATCCTGGCGCACGATCCGTCGGGATCCACCACCGGCAACGCCACGGCCAACGCCAAACATCAGGACGCACAAACTCCAAGACTGCACCGGAAGCGCAAGCTCACCGAGAACCGAATCAACCTGTTTGGTAGCGGTGGCGGCGGCGCCGGAAGCTCGAGCCGCTGCTCGACCGGATCGATGGCCGATGGAGGCGGCGGCgtgtgtggtggtggtggcgccaACGGCGGCGGAAACAGCCTGGGCACACTCAGCGACAGCCCCAGCACGGAATCGCTCAACTTTAGTAGTCGTAAACGGTTAGCTTTAGATAGTACCAGCTCGCCGCGAGCGTCCTTACTCAGTCCGTCTAAT CTTACGTCAACGCCAACATCCTCATCGCTGGGAGAGCGGAAAACTCCCAGAAGCATAATCCCAACCAAAGATAATCCTCCTCCGGAACTGAACGATTGGCTGATGCAATTCCAG CGCTGGACCCCCGTCGAACGGCTGGTGGCGGTCGACCTTCTGATCGAGCACTGCGAACCCACCCAGGTGCGGCACATGATGAAGGTGATCGAGCCGCAGTTCCAGCGGGACTTTATCTCGTTACTGCCGAAGGAGCTTGCCCTGCAAGTACTGTCCTTCCTCGAGCCCAAGGACCTGCTCCGAGCTGCCCAAACGTGCCGCAGCTGGCGCTTCCTCGCCGACGACAACCTCCTCTGGAAGGAAAAGTGCAAGGTCGCGAACATACTGATGGAGGCGCTGGGCGTGGACCGACCGAAGCGGGGTCGCGCCGGCAACATGCCCCCCATTTCGTCCCCGTGGAAGGCGGCCTACATGCGGCAGCACATCATCGAGATGAACTGGCGCTCGCGGCCGATCCGCACCGCCAAGGTGCTCAAGGGCCACGACGACCACGTCATCACGTGCCTTCAGTTCTGCGGCAACCGGATCGTGTCCGGGTCCGACGACAACACGCTCAAAGTGTGGTCCGCCATCACCGGAAAG tgccTTCGAACGCTGGTTGGCCACACGGGCGGCGTCTGGTCGTCGCAAATGTCCGGCAACGTGATCATCTCGGGCAGTACCGATCGTACGCTCAAGGTGTGGAACGCCGACACCGGCCAGCTGCTGCACACGCTGTACGGGCACACCTCGACGGTGCGCTGTATGCATTTACACGGCAACAA AGTCGTCAGCGGTTCCCGGGACGCGACGCTGCGCGTCTGGGACGTCAACGAGGGCACCTGTCTGCACGTGCTCGTCGGCCACCTGGCGGCGGTGCGCTGCGTCCAGTACGACGGCCGGCTGGTGGTGTCCGGCGCGTACGACTACATGGTCAAGGTGTGGAACCCCGAGCGGCAGGAGTGTCTGCACACGCTGCAGGGCCACACCAACCGGGTCTACTCGCTGCAG ttTGACGGAATCCACGTCGTGTCGGGTTCGCTGGACACGTCGATTCGCGTGTGGGACGCGGAGACGGGCAGCTGCAAGCACGCCCTCATGGGTCACCAAAGTCTGACCTCGGGCATGGAGCTGCGCCAGAACATTCTGGTGTCCGGCAATGCGGACTCCACCGTCAAGGTGTGGGACATCATCACCGGCCAGTGCCTGCAGACGCTTTCGG GTCCCAACAAGCACCAGTCGGCGGTCACGTGTCTGCAGTTCAACTCACGCTTCGTAATCACCAGCTCGGACGACGGCACCGTCAAGCTGTGGGACGTCAAGACTGGCGAGTTCATCCGCAATCTGGTCGCGCTGGAATCGGGTGGCTCCGGCGGTGTCGTGTGGCGAATTCG